Proteins from a genomic interval of Cucumis melo cultivar AY chromosome 7, USDA_Cmelo_AY_1.0, whole genome shotgun sequence:
- the LOC107990691 gene encoding pentatricopeptide repeat-containing protein At2g26790, mitochondrial-like isoform X1, whose protein sequence is MNMALVVYKQLKRFGCQPNDYTYATVIKALCKIGNMEEAIDIFEEMSGYGMVPNAFACAAYIEALSTHDCSTSGYQLLQAWRAERFPIDAYAYSVVIRGFCDEMKIDEAESVFLNMENYGVVPDAQTYSVLIDGYCKKLYLQKALSLHSLMLSKGIKSNCVIVSFILQCFLRMQMYSEVVNQFKVFQEKGLFLDKVVYNIVVHALCELGKLEEAIGLLEEMTSRQIEMDVIHYTTMIKGLFARGKIHEAMMMFENLKKNGVEPDSITYNVLVAGLSRNDLVSKVQELLNYMEEHGLREDPKMPNLVIENLCIGGKVKEATEFFNSLEVKTVDNYAAMINGYCAANATKSAYKLFVNMSKEGDFIKSSLVRLVSRLCMENSSFRAIEVMKQLPVMNVEAKEFVYNKVIASLCQDMITPDVVYYTVVIDGYCKMNNLNAAFVLFEEMVDQGIEADAVTYTALLSGCCRNGDKEKAQTLCPEMTSKGILPPENFSYLLQHDTLATKKI, encoded by the exons ATGAATATGGCTCTAGTTGTGTACAAGCAGTTGAAGAGGTTTGGTTGCCAACCTAATGATTACACTTACGCTACTGTAATAAAAGCGCTTTGTAAAATAGGTAACATGGAAGAAGCTATAGACATTTTTGAGGAGATGAGTGGATATGGGATGGTTCCTAATGCCTTTGCTTGTGCTGCATATATTGAAGCGTTGAGCACCCACGATTGTTCGACTTCAGGGTATCAGTTGCTACAAGCATGGAGAGCAGAACGATTCCCAATAGATGCGTATGCTTACTCTGTAGTCATTCGTGGGTTTTGTGATGAGATGAAAATAGATGAGGCAGAATCTGTCTTTCTTAATATGGAAAATTATGGAGTAGTTCCAGATGCACAAACTTATAGTGTGTTGATCGATGGTTATTGCAAGAAGTTGTATTTGCAAAAAGCTTTGTCTCTTCACAGTCTCATGTTGTCAAAAGGTATAAAATCAAATTGCGTGATTGTCAGCTTTATCCTTCAATGCTTCCTTAGGATGCAAATGTATTCAGAAGTAGTGAACCAATTTAAAGTATTTCAGGAAAAGGGGCTATTTTTGGACAAGGTTGTATACAATATTGTTGTTCATGCCCTGTGTGAACTAGGGAAATTGGAGGAAGCTATTGGGTTGTTAGAAGAAATGACAAGTAGACAGATCGAGATGGATGTCATACATTATACAACAATGATTAAAGGTCTTTTTGCTCGAGGAAAAATTCATGAAGCAATGATGatgtttgaaaatttgaagaaaaatggtGTTGAGCCTGACTCCATCACTTATAATGTGCTCGTTGCTGGATTATCTAGAAACGATCTTGTATCTAAGGTCCAAGAGCTTCTAAACTATATGGAGGAACATGGTTTGAGAGAAGACCCTAAGATGCCCAACCTGGTAATTGAAAATTTATGCATAGGAGGAAAAGTGAAAGAAGCAACTGAATTTTTCAATAGTTTAGAAGTAAAGACGGTAGATAACTACGCTGCCATGATTAATGGGTATTGTGCAGCCAACGCTACGAAATCTGCTTATAAACTTTTTGTTAATATGTCCAAGGAAGGAGATTTTATTAAAAGTTCTCTCGTTAGGCTAGTTAGCAGGCTTTGCATGGAAAATTCCAGCTTTAGAGCTATTGAGGTGATGAAACAACTTCCAGTTATGAATGTGGAGGCTAAAGAATTTGTGTACAATAAAGTCATAGCTTCCTTATGCCAG GACATGATCACTCCAGACGTTGTTTACTACACTGTAGTGATTGATGGGTATTGTAAAATGAACAACCTTAATGCTGCTTTTGTCCTCTTTGAGGAAATGGTTGATCAAGGAATAGAGGCTGATGCAGTGACTTATACTGCCCTACTGTCCGGCTGTTGTAGAAATGGAGATAAGGAGAAGGCTCAAACCCTCTGTCCTGAAATGACGTCTAAGGGAATTCTTCCTCCTGAAAATTTCTCATATCTGTTGCAACACGATACTTTAGCAACCAAGAAAATTTAA
- the LOC127150314 gene encoding uncharacterized protein LOC127150314 has product MDNPTKAQMWLTSIEKIFRYMKCPDDQKVQCAVFFLEDRGTAWWETAERMLGGDVSKISWEQFEESFYAKFFSANVKYAKQQEFLDLEQGDMTVEQYDAEFDMLSCFAPDVVKDEEARTKKFVRGLRLDLQGIVRALRPSTHADALRLALDLSLHERADPSKAAGRGSTLGQKRKVELQPGVTPQRNLRSRGVFQWHRRELAAVVRTLRELPVCPSCGRVHGGRCLAGSRVCFRCRQPGHTADACPRKLIETTPHQRPAS; this is encoded by the coding sequence atggataaCCCCACCAAGGCCCAGATGTGGCTGACCTCTATAGAGAAgatcttcaggtacatgaaatgccctgatgACCAGAAGGTTCAGTGCGCAGTTTTCTTCCTAGAGGATAGAGGCACcgcatggtgggagactgctgaaaGGATGCTGGGTGGAGATGTCAGCAAGATATCCTGGGAGCAGTTCGAGGagagcttctatgctaagttcttttCTGCCAATGTGAAGTACGCGAAGCAGCAAGAGTTCCTggacttggagcaaggcgacatgacggtggagcaatATGACGCTGAGTTTGACATGCTATCCTGTTTTGCCCCTGATGTTGTGAAGGATGAGGAGGCCAGGACCAAGAAGTTCGTCAGAGGTCTCAGGCTAGACCTCCAGGGTATTGTTCGAGCCCTCAGGCCAAGCACCCATGCTGATGCTTTACGTCTGGCACTAGACTTGAgtctgcatgagagagctgatcCGTCCAAGGCTGCCGGTAGGGGGTCAACCCTtggtcagaagaggaaggttgagttGCAGCCTGGCGTGACACCGCAGCGAAATCTGAGGTCAAGAGGTGTCTTCCAATGGCATCgtcgggagcttgcagcagtcGTGAGGAccttgagagagctacccgttTGTCCTAGCTGTGGGAGAGttcatggaggtcgttgcttggccgGAAGCAGagtttgcttcaggtgcaggcaACCAGGGCATACCGCTGACGCTTGTCCTCGAAAACTCATTGAGACTACCCCGCATCAGCGTCCTGCTTCTTAg
- the LOC107990691 gene encoding pentatricopeptide repeat-containing protein At2g26790, mitochondrial-like isoform X2, translating to MNMALVVYKQLKRFGCQPNDYTYATVIKALCKIGNMEEAIDIFEEMSGYGMVPNAFACAAYIEALSTHDCSTSGYQLLQAWRAERFPIDAYAYSVVIRGFCDEMKIDEAESVFLNMENYGVVPDAQTYSVLIDGYCKKLYLQKALSLHSLMLSKGIKSNCVIVSFILQCFLRMQMYSEVVNQFKVFQEKGLFLDKVVYNIVVHALCELGKLEEAIGLLEEMTSRQIEMDVIHYTTMIKGLFARGKIHEAMMMFENLKKNGVEPDSITYNVLVAGLSRNDLVSKVQELLNYMEEHGLREDPKMPNLVIENLCIGGKVKEATEFFNSLEVKTVDNYAAMINGYCAANATKSAYKLFVNMSKEGDFIKSSLVRLVSRLCMENSSFRAIEVMKQLPVMNVEAKEFVYNKVIASLCQFCLMVDLKPEYTKVLLSRISFDVFNF from the exons ATGAATATGGCTCTAGTTGTGTACAAGCAGTTGAAGAGGTTTGGTTGCCAACCTAATGATTACACTTACGCTACTGTAATAAAAGCGCTTTGTAAAATAGGTAACATGGAAGAAGCTATAGACATTTTTGAGGAGATGAGTGGATATGGGATGGTTCCTAATGCCTTTGCTTGTGCTGCATATATTGAAGCGTTGAGCACCCACGATTGTTCGACTTCAGGGTATCAGTTGCTACAAGCATGGAGAGCAGAACGATTCCCAATAGATGCGTATGCTTACTCTGTAGTCATTCGTGGGTTTTGTGATGAGATGAAAATAGATGAGGCAGAATCTGTCTTTCTTAATATGGAAAATTATGGAGTAGTTCCAGATGCACAAACTTATAGTGTGTTGATCGATGGTTATTGCAAGAAGTTGTATTTGCAAAAAGCTTTGTCTCTTCACAGTCTCATGTTGTCAAAAGGTATAAAATCAAATTGCGTGATTGTCAGCTTTATCCTTCAATGCTTCCTTAGGATGCAAATGTATTCAGAAGTAGTGAACCAATTTAAAGTATTTCAGGAAAAGGGGCTATTTTTGGACAAGGTTGTATACAATATTGTTGTTCATGCCCTGTGTGAACTAGGGAAATTGGAGGAAGCTATTGGGTTGTTAGAAGAAATGACAAGTAGACAGATCGAGATGGATGTCATACATTATACAACAATGATTAAAGGTCTTTTTGCTCGAGGAAAAATTCATGAAGCAATGATGatgtttgaaaatttgaagaaaaatggtGTTGAGCCTGACTCCATCACTTATAATGTGCTCGTTGCTGGATTATCTAGAAACGATCTTGTATCTAAGGTCCAAGAGCTTCTAAACTATATGGAGGAACATGGTTTGAGAGAAGACCCTAAGATGCCCAACCTGGTAATTGAAAATTTATGCATAGGAGGAAAAGTGAAAGAAGCAACTGAATTTTTCAATAGTTTAGAAGTAAAGACGGTAGATAACTACGCTGCCATGATTAATGGGTATTGTGCAGCCAACGCTACGAAATCTGCTTATAAACTTTTTGTTAATATGTCCAAGGAAGGAGATTTTATTAAAAGTTCTCTCGTTAGGCTAGTTAGCAGGCTTTGCATGGAAAATTCCAGCTTTAGAGCTATTGAGGTGATGAAACAACTTCCAGTTATGAATGTGGAGGCTAAAGAATTTGTGTACAATAAAGTCATAGCTTCCTTATGCCAG TTTTGCTTGATGGTGGATTTAAAACCAGAGTATACAAAAGTGCTCCTCAGTAGAATTAGCTTTGACGTCTTCAATTTTTAA